One stretch of Micromonospora cremea DNA includes these proteins:
- a CDS encoding carbohydrate ABC transporter permease, translated as MVAVTPTAGVPTGPAPVVRRRPGGRPVLRLLILVAIVAVVLYPLIWMVGTSVKSQEEIVNNVGLLPERFTPGNYTAGWSNFDVSFGRFFLNSAMVSLLTVVGNGLSCLLAAYAFARLRFRLRGMWFAVMIGTLLLPQHVLIVPQYILFRTLGLVGGDWPYLPLLIPQFLATEAFFVFLMVQFMRGVPRELDEAARIDGAGPFGIFRHIILPLSRPALVTTAIFSFIWTWNDFFRQLVFLSQLEDYTVPVALTLFIDSTSQSAVGPMFAMSVLSLLPVFLFFVAFQRMLVEGINTSGIKG; from the coding sequence ATGGTGGCGGTGACCCCGACGGCCGGCGTACCGACCGGACCGGCGCCCGTCGTCCGACGGCGCCCCGGCGGACGACCGGTGCTGCGACTGCTGATCCTGGTGGCGATCGTCGCCGTGGTGCTCTACCCGCTGATCTGGATGGTGGGCACGTCGGTGAAGTCCCAGGAGGAAATCGTCAACAACGTCGGGCTGCTGCCGGAGCGGTTCACCCCGGGCAACTACACCGCCGGGTGGTCCAACTTCGACGTCAGCTTCGGCCGGTTCTTCCTCAACAGCGCGATGGTCAGCCTGCTCACCGTCGTCGGCAACGGGCTGTCCTGCCTGCTGGCCGCGTACGCCTTCGCCCGGCTGCGGTTCCGGCTGCGGGGCATGTGGTTCGCCGTCATGATCGGCACGCTGCTGCTGCCCCAACACGTGCTGATCGTGCCGCAGTACATCCTGTTCCGGACCCTCGGGCTCGTCGGTGGGGACTGGCCGTACCTGCCGCTGCTCATCCCGCAGTTCCTGGCCACCGAGGCGTTCTTCGTCTTCCTCATGGTGCAGTTCATGCGGGGCGTCCCGCGCGAGCTGGACGAGGCGGCCCGGATCGACGGCGCCGGCCCGTTCGGCATCTTCCGGCACATCATCCTGCCGCTGAGCCGCCCCGCGTTGGTCACCACCGCGATCTTCTCGTTCATCTGGACCTGGAACGACTTCTTCCGCCAGTTGGTTTTCCTATCTCAACTGGAGGACTACACGGTGCCGGTCGCGCTGACCCTGTTCATCGACTCGACCAGCCAGAGCGCGGTCGGGCCGATGTTCGCCATGTCGGTGCTGTCGCTGCTACCGGTCTTCCTGTTCTTCGTCGCGTTCCAGCGGATGCTCGTCGAGGGGATCAACACCAGTGGCATCAAGGGCTGA
- a CDS encoding phage tail protein — translation MRRSAIERLLPAAYQRACVPGSVLWALLEVMEGLHAPDEAILVEVDALFDAYRAPDGLVVRLTRWVAMDHVVASPRPDAPLPLPVGRLRDLVANGALLARWRGTPYGMCRALELATGLRGFAIDEPADQPFHVVVRVPAAAADQLAVITRIVEAEKPASTTVEIVVAEESS, via the coding sequence ATGCGACGCTCGGCGATTGAGCGGCTGCTGCCCGCCGCGTACCAGCGGGCCTGCGTGCCGGGCAGCGTCCTGTGGGCGCTGCTGGAGGTGATGGAGGGGCTGCACGCCCCGGACGAAGCGATCCTCGTCGAGGTGGACGCCCTGTTCGACGCGTACCGGGCACCGGACGGGCTGGTCGTGCGGCTGACCCGCTGGGTGGCGATGGACCACGTGGTGGCCTCGCCCCGCCCGGACGCGCCGCTGCCGCTGCCGGTGGGCCGGCTGCGGGACCTGGTGGCCAACGGCGCGCTGCTGGCCCGTTGGCGCGGCACCCCGTACGGCATGTGCAGGGCCCTCGAGCTGGCCACCGGGCTGCGCGGTTTCGCGATCGACGAACCAGCGGACCAGCCGTTTCACGTCGTGGTGCGGGTGCCGGCGGCCGCCGCCGACCAGCTCGCCGTCATCACCCGCATCGTCGAGGCGGAGAAGCCCGCCTCGACCACCGTCGAGATCGTCGTCGCAGAGGAGTCGTCATGA
- a CDS encoding PmoA family protein, with protein MTTEPPSRATGSGPATATEEPARLLVGGTEVARYVLDPALDVRHGPRPYLHPVRTLGGTVVTDALPADHVWHLGASLAVQDVNGVNFWGGRTYVRDVGYTWRDDHGVIAHTGWSERAADHLAHRLEWRDPHKAVLLTERRRLAAVPLTADLPLTGDGPLTGDGPLTADGPGGGVSAWRLEVDYTLSAPPGQDVRLGSPATNGRPDGAGYGGFFWRAVSADPASVFSASATGEEAVNGSAEPWVALCGTGPDGRAYTLVFTGLGDGDRWFVRTAMYPGVGVAFAFERPVTIAAGTDRRGRHRVVIADGTLDRATAAALASPAC; from the coding sequence GTGACCACCGAGCCTCCGTCCCGCGCCACCGGATCCGGCCCGGCCACCGCGACCGAGGAGCCGGCGCGGCTGCTGGTCGGCGGTACGGAGGTGGCCCGGTACGTGCTCGACCCGGCGCTGGACGTACGGCACGGGCCCCGGCCCTACCTGCATCCCGTGCGCACCCTCGGCGGCACGGTCGTCACCGACGCGCTGCCCGCCGACCACGTGTGGCACCTCGGCGCCTCCCTCGCGGTGCAGGACGTCAACGGCGTCAACTTCTGGGGCGGGCGCACCTACGTGCGCGATGTCGGCTACACGTGGCGCGACGACCACGGCGTCATCGCGCACACCGGCTGGTCGGAGCGGGCCGCCGACCATCTGGCCCACCGGCTCGAGTGGCGCGACCCGCACAAAGCGGTGCTGCTCACCGAGCGTCGCCGGCTCGCCGCCGTTCCGCTGACCGCCGACCTGCCGCTAACCGGGGACGGGCCACTGACCGGGGACGGGCCGCTGACTGCCGACGGGCCGGGCGGCGGCGTGTCGGCCTGGCGGCTGGAGGTGGACTACACGCTGAGTGCCCCGCCCGGGCAGGACGTGCGGCTGGGCAGTCCGGCCACCAACGGCCGCCCCGACGGGGCCGGCTACGGCGGGTTCTTCTGGCGAGCGGTCTCGGCCGACCCGGCGTCGGTGTTCAGCGCCTCGGCGACGGGGGAGGAGGCGGTCAACGGCTCCGCCGAGCCGTGGGTCGCGCTGTGCGGCACCGGGCCGGACGGCCGGGCGTACACCCTGGTCTTCACAGGCCTCGGCGACGGCGACCGGTGGTTCGTGCGGACCGCGATGTACCCGGGCGTGGGCGTGGCGTTCGCGTTCGAGCGGCCGGTCACGATCGCGGCCGGCACCGACCGGCGCGGCCGGCACCGCGTGGTGATCGCCGACGGCACACTGGACCGCGCCACCGCCGCGGCCCTCGCCTCACCCGCTTGTTGA